The following coding sequences are from one Mastomys coucha isolate ucsf_1 unplaced genomic scaffold, UCSF_Mcou_1 pScaffold9, whole genome shotgun sequence window:
- the Ccdc122 gene encoding coiled-coil domain-containing protein 122 isoform X2 — MRQQDAAVENSKVHCGLLEAQIESLYSESLKLRFDTETAQEKFDEQMIKYNAYYIKIKAYKDNLGEIKNQCSFMTELYKKRDLIKNLKTMKENLMESLQDSQGNCTIQIQEDISEIKNKIMTVKESIIEKTSFLEEEKKTHEKLRKEIEVQHKRYEAILKRLHCQVNKIQLNRRKWQWNIQQLEKTAAELKKQIREKEASEIQTRPAALWERIL; from the exons ATGCGTCAGCAAGATGCTGCCGTGGAGAATTCTAAAGTTCACTGTGGACTCTTAGAAGCTCAAATTGAGTCCTTATATTCAGAAAGTTTAAAGCTTAGGTTTGATACAGAAACAGCCCAAGAAAAATTTGATgaacaaatgataaaatataatgcatattatataaaaataaaagcttataaAGATAATTTAGGAGAGATAAAAAACCAATGTTCATTTATGACTGAACTCTATAAAAAACGAGATCTCATCAAAAATCTaaagacaatgaaagaaaatcttaTGGAAAGTCTCCAAGATTCACAAGGGAACTGTACAATACAAATACAG gAAGACATTTCCgagataaagaataaaattatgacaGTAAAAGAGTCAATCATCGAAAAAACATCTTTtcttgaagaagagaaaaagacacatgaaaaattaagaaaagaaatagag GTACAACATAAGAGATATGAAGCAATTCTTAAGCGTTTGCACTGTCAGGTGAACAAGATTCAGTTAAATAGGAGGAAATGGCAATGGAACATCCAACAACTGGAAAAAACTGCAGCTGAGTTAAAAAAGCAGatcagagagaaggaagccagTGAAATACAGACCAGGCCAGCAGCACTGTGGGAAAGAATACTGTGA